In Blastopirellula sp. J2-11, a single genomic region encodes these proteins:
- a CDS encoding response regulator yields the protein MTSIEPAADILIVDDDDISLDLLRYALEAHNFRVWSASNGAEALRVLEAQNINLVVTDWEMPQVNGLEFCREVRRRQSDHYIYVILLTSHGARDEIVEGMAAGADDFIVKPFNPPELLARINAGRRVLALETRDLVIFALARLAESRDTDTGQHLERVRLYARRLAEELAASSAFPEEIDAEFIRLVFQTSPLHDIGKVGIPDAVLLKPGKLTAEEFEIMKRHTIIGAETLDAALCQFPHARFLQVARDIAIGHHEKWNGLGYPYALMGQQIPLAARIVAIADVYDALTTRRVYKDAIPHAEAETMIVAEAGEHFDPLIVAAFQRCCHEFVRISQRYANLHEPAVCTV from the coding sequence ATGACGTCTATTGAACCTGCCGCGGATATTTTGATTGTCGACGACGATGATATCTCGCTCGATCTATTGCGATATGCGCTGGAAGCACACAATTTTCGCGTCTGGTCCGCCAGTAACGGCGCCGAAGCGTTGCGCGTGCTCGAAGCGCAGAATATCAACCTGGTCGTCACCGACTGGGAAATGCCGCAAGTGAATGGGCTCGAATTCTGTCGCGAAGTTCGCCGCCGGCAGTCTGATCACTACATTTATGTCATCCTGCTGACCAGTCATGGCGCACGCGACGAGATCGTCGAAGGCATGGCCGCCGGCGCCGACGACTTTATCGTCAAACCGTTTAACCCGCCGGAACTGCTGGCCCGGATTAACGCCGGCCGGCGCGTGCTGGCTCTCGAAACGCGCGACCTGGTTATCTTCGCGTTGGCCCGACTCGCCGAATCGCGCGATACCGATACTGGTCAACATCTCGAACGCGTTCGACTTTACGCGCGACGTCTCGCGGAAGAGTTGGCCGCGTCGTCCGCTTTTCCCGAAGAGATTGACGCCGAATTTATTCGCCTGGTTTTCCAGACCAGCCCGCTGCATGATATCGGCAAGGTCGGCATTCCCGACGCGGTGCTGCTAAAGCCAGGCAAACTGACCGCCGAAGAATTCGAGATCATGAAACGACACACGATTATCGGCGCCGAAACCTTGGACGCCGCGCTCTGTCAGTTTCCGCATGCGCGTTTCTTACAAGTGGCTCGCGACATTGCGATTGGGCACCATGAAAAATGGAACGGACTCGGCTATCCGTACGCGCTGATGGGCCAGCAGATTCCGCTGGCGGCTCGCATCGTGGCCATTGCTGACGTCTATGACGCTTTGACAACGCGCCGCGTCTACAAAGACGCGATCCCGCACGCCGAAGCCGAAACGATGATCGTCGCCGAAGCAGGCGAGCATTTCGACCCGCTCATCGTCGCCGCTTTCCAGCGCTGCTGCCACGAATTTGTCCGAATTTCACAGCGTTACGCCAATTTGCACGAACCGGCGGTTTGCACCGTGTAA
- a CDS encoding zinc ribbon domain-containing protein, translated as MSDIRVVCPCCGVSLRAKAQLAGQTIRCPKCVSLVPIKGSEDEDFAQPVEASYDAVPLEEDNVGRLCPKCSNSLRPSAKLCQQCGWHLELETYFEDLKAENLIVREEPKTKWEAWFESQLHESTRPRDVLNYSAIGGVVLTIIFLAVAHFRLGAWALLTLPLLVVVWIGWYRIMQLIGLLHDPTRKRQLAKAQVQRETASAPVAAVAATAPVKTRAAVQSGAPVKSNSANSTGPLDFDLPDAEIPSESKSKPKSKSTTPAAAPQRKVVRPGQANETSNQSTTSNVKSAPAQRPAKSEPKPQKERKPASPAPPAAKPVAEKPQKPKAADDDWLSDLL; from the coding sequence ATGAGCGATATTCGTGTCGTCTGCCCCTGTTGCGGCGTTTCGCTGCGCGCCAAAGCTCAATTGGCGGGACAAACGATTCGTTGTCCGAAATGCGTCAGTCTGGTCCCGATTAAAGGCTCGGAGGACGAGGATTTCGCCCAGCCGGTCGAGGCAAGTTACGACGCGGTTCCGCTCGAAGAAGACAACGTCGGTCGTCTCTGTCCGAAATGCTCGAATTCGTTGCGGCCTAGCGCAAAGTTATGCCAACAGTGCGGCTGGCATCTCGAGCTCGAAACCTACTTTGAGGATTTGAAGGCCGAGAATCTGATCGTACGGGAAGAGCCGAAGACGAAGTGGGAAGCCTGGTTCGAAAGCCAACTGCACGAATCGACCCGTCCCCGCGATGTCTTAAATTACTCGGCGATCGGCGGCGTGGTCCTCACGATCATTTTTCTGGCGGTCGCCCATTTTCGGTTGGGAGCATGGGCGCTGTTGACCTTGCCGTTGCTCGTTGTCGTTTGGATCGGTTGGTACCGCATCATGCAGTTGATCGGACTGCTGCATGATCCAACGCGCAAGCGTCAGTTGGCCAAAGCGCAGGTGCAACGCGAAACGGCATCGGCGCCGGTCGCCGCCGTTGCTGCGACCGCACCGGTCAAAACGCGTGCGGCCGTCCAAAGCGGCGCTCCGGTCAAAAGCAATTCGGCGAATTCGACCGGGCCACTTGATTTCGATCTTCCTGACGCCGAGATCCCAAGCGAGTCCAAGTCGAAACCAAAGTCCAAGTCGACAACGCCCGCGGCCGCGCCGCAGCGCAAAGTGGTTCGTCCTGGTCAGGCCAACGAAACCTCGAACCAATCTACGACCTCCAATGTGAAATCAGCGCCGGCGCAGCGTCCGGCGAAAAGCGAGCCGAAGCCGCAGAAGGAGCGAAAGCCGGCCTCCCCTGCTCCACCAGCGGCCAAGCCTGTTGCGGAGAAGCCGCAAAAGCCGAAAGCGGCCGACGATGATTGGCTGAGCGATCTTCTGTAG
- the amt gene encoding ammonium transporter: MSAADPSLDIAWMLICAAMVMLMQGGFCLLESGLARAKNSFNVALKNLIDFCVSSVIFWAFGFALMFGASYHGLFGTTNFLLGDTASPWLMAFLFFQLVFCGTATTIISGAVAERIRFQGYLLISLFVSAIIYPLFGHWAWGGAIEGTPTGWLAQLGFIDFAGSTVVHSVGGWVALAAVVVIGPRIGRFDGGEDRPISGHNLTLATFGALVLWFGWFGFNGGSTLSLNSDVPKILVNTNLAGSMGALACLALSKWINKRPDVGQVMNGAIAGLVGVTASCHILAPWAAALVGAGSGLICSGVTYLLPKMKIDDVIGAVPAHACAGCFGTIALALLADPVHFGEGVTRWQQLGVQLLGVGTCFVWAFGGGYVFISLANLVMPFRVPREHELKGLNISEHGASTELIDLLTDMQRQRNLGDFSEDVHVEPHTEVGQIAAEYNRVLAKVNSEMKQRSEAERRFREIFENAVEGIYQTTPEGFFVTANPALARILGYNDLASLRDDIQNVATDVYVNQDRRDEFVDEIHQNGVIFNFESEIRRGDGTFAWISENASARRNHNGDVLYYEGTVEDITEHRKALQLTDEIKAAEAANEAKSTFLASMSHEIRTPLNGVIGFLDLLHTTKLDDQQGRFVELAKSSASSLLHLINDILDLSKIEAGGIELEQTEFLLTDLVESVPEMFAPQCRMTGLELNSSVATDVPQAAIGDCERIRQVLVNLFANAVKFTETGGVYLRVERERSVASSHDANARIRFSVEDTGIGVPRAKLQRLFKAFSQVDASTTRRYGGTGLGLAICKQLVELMGGEIGVESEVGKGSTFWFTLPLQAIERSTCNLIPNIQGLRVLAVDDNHMNLQVIKEQLQSWGVDVSTAGNGRRALALLEDAAKRNVPYQLAILDHLMPELDGLRLAHLIHEHAMLHDTQLLMLTSYEHTIPHAELKKLEMVCLPKPVRQTRLLDALVALTGERSPRQMMDEVENLQPILERTPLEGAILVVDDNEINRIVAKEILQSEGFQVTLAENGRQAVEKIQSGQFDLVLMDCEMPEMDGFAATRMIRNLAANGHPQLEKLPIVALTAQAVRGDKERCLAAGMNGYVMKPVNRSELIDTIVDCLARKDSVAAELDRMSLAEETEHLAEFIIDATEVESSIDMDDLMARCGDNDDLARMILNKFRDRSMQDAAALAEEVAAGRADTVAQLAHSLKGMAANISAKQVAAAADLLEQAAKASQTEELADLFSSVVARLETCESAIDRLLAGTEIGER; this comes from the coding sequence ATGTCCGCTGCTGATCCATCGCTTGATATTGCCTGGATGCTGATTTGCGCCGCTATGGTCATGTTGATGCAAGGAGGATTCTGCTTGCTGGAAAGCGGCTTGGCCCGGGCCAAGAACAGCTTTAATGTGGCGCTTAAGAATCTGATCGACTTCTGCGTTTCGAGCGTCATCTTTTGGGCGTTTGGATTCGCGCTCATGTTTGGCGCTAGTTATCACGGATTATTCGGTACGACGAATTTTCTCTTAGGGGATACGGCCTCTCCCTGGCTCATGGCCTTCCTCTTCTTTCAATTGGTCTTTTGCGGCACAGCGACGACGATTATCTCAGGCGCCGTCGCCGAACGTATCCGCTTCCAAGGCTACTTGCTGATCAGTCTGTTTGTCTCGGCCATCATCTATCCGCTGTTTGGACATTGGGCCTGGGGCGGCGCGATTGAAGGAACGCCGACCGGATGGCTCGCTCAGCTTGGCTTTATTGACTTCGCCGGTTCGACGGTCGTGCACTCGGTCGGCGGCTGGGTCGCGTTAGCGGCGGTGGTGGTGATTGGTCCCCGAATTGGCCGCTTTGACGGCGGCGAAGACCGGCCGATCTCAGGACACAACCTAACGTTGGCCACATTTGGCGCGCTTGTGCTCTGGTTTGGCTGGTTCGGCTTCAACGGCGGCAGCACGCTCAGCTTGAATAGCGACGTTCCCAAAATCCTGGTGAACACGAATCTCGCCGGCTCTATGGGCGCTCTCGCTTGCTTGGCCCTCTCGAAATGGATCAACAAGCGTCCCGATGTCGGTCAAGTGATGAACGGGGCCATCGCCGGCCTGGTCGGCGTGACCGCGTCTTGCCATATCTTGGCGCCTTGGGCGGCGGCGCTGGTCGGAGCCGGTTCCGGCTTGATCTGCAGCGGCGTCACTTACTTGTTGCCCAAAATGAAAATTGACGACGTCATCGGCGCCGTTCCTGCTCATGCTTGTGCCGGCTGTTTTGGCACGATCGCCCTGGCGCTGTTGGCCGACCCGGTTCACTTCGGCGAAGGAGTGACGCGTTGGCAACAGCTTGGCGTGCAACTGCTGGGCGTCGGAACTTGCTTCGTGTGGGCGTTTGGCGGCGGCTATGTCTTTATCTCGCTCGCCAATTTGGTGATGCCGTTCCGCGTTCCTCGCGAGCATGAACTGAAGGGACTAAACATCTCGGAGCATGGAGCGAGCACCGAACTGATCGACCTGCTGACCGACATGCAGCGACAACGCAACTTGGGCGACTTCTCTGAAGACGTGCATGTTGAACCGCACACCGAAGTTGGCCAGATCGCCGCTGAATACAATCGCGTGCTGGCCAAAGTAAACAGCGAGATGAAACAGCGCAGCGAAGCCGAACGACGCTTCCGCGAGATCTTTGAAAACGCCGTCGAAGGGATCTATCAAACGACGCCGGAAGGATTCTTTGTGACCGCCAATCCGGCGCTTGCGCGGATACTGGGTTATAACGATCTCGCTTCACTTCGCGATGACATTCAAAACGTCGCGACGGACGTTTACGTCAATCAGGATCGACGTGATGAATTCGTCGATGAAATCCATCAAAACGGCGTCATCTTCAACTTTGAGTCAGAGATTCGTCGCGGCGACGGTACGTTCGCCTGGATCTCCGAAAACGCGTCGGCACGCCGCAATCACAACGGAGACGTGCTGTACTACGAAGGGACCGTCGAAGACATTACAGAACATCGCAAAGCGCTGCAACTGACGGATGAAATCAAAGCGGCCGAAGCGGCCAACGAGGCGAAAAGCACATTCCTGGCCAGCATGAGCCACGAAATCCGCACTCCGCTGAACGGCGTAATCGGCTTTCTCGATCTGTTGCACACGACCAAATTGGATGATCAGCAAGGGCGATTTGTCGAACTCGCCAAGTCGTCGGCCAGCTCTCTACTCCACCTGATTAATGACATTCTGGATCTCTCGAAGATCGAAGCCGGCGGTATTGAACTAGAGCAGACGGAGTTCTTGCTCACCGACCTGGTCGAGTCCGTCCCTGAAATGTTCGCGCCGCAGTGTCGCATGACCGGGCTAGAACTGAACAGCAGTGTCGCGACCGACGTTCCGCAGGCGGCGATCGGCGACTGCGAACGCATTCGTCAAGTGTTGGTGAACCTGTTCGCCAATGCGGTGAAGTTCACCGAGACCGGAGGCGTCTATTTGCGTGTCGAACGCGAACGCTCTGTCGCATCGTCGCACGACGCGAACGCTCGCATCCGCTTTTCGGTTGAAGATACCGGCATCGGCGTTCCCCGCGCCAAACTGCAGCGATTGTTCAAAGCCTTCTCGCAAGTCGACGCGTCGACAACGCGCCGCTATGGCGGCACCGGGCTGGGATTGGCGATCTGCAAACAGTTGGTGGAGTTAATGGGAGGCGAAATCGGCGTCGAAAGCGAAGTTGGCAAAGGTTCGACTTTCTGGTTCACGCTGCCGCTGCAAGCGATCGAACGATCAACCTGCAACCTCATCCCCAACATCCAGGGGCTGCGCGTGTTGGCGGTCGACGACAACCACATGAATCTGCAAGTGATCAAAGAACAATTGCAATCGTGGGGAGTCGATGTTTCTACCGCCGGCAATGGTCGCCGCGCATTGGCGCTGCTGGAGGACGCCGCCAAACGGAACGTTCCCTATCAATTGGCGATTCTGGATCACTTGATGCCCGAACTCGACGGTCTCCGTTTGGCGCATTTGATCCACGAACACGCAATGCTGCATGACACGCAATTGTTGATGCTGACTTCGTATGAACACACGATTCCGCACGCTGAATTGAAAAAGCTGGAGATGGTTTGCTTGCCGAAACCGGTTCGGCAAACCCGGTTGCTTGACGCGCTGGTCGCGCTAACCGGCGAGCGTTCACCGCGGCAGATGATGGACGAAGTCGAAAACCTGCAGCCGATCCTAGAGCGAACTCCGCTGGAAGGCGCAATCCTGGTTGTCGACGACAACGAAATCAATCGTATCGTCGCCAAAGAAATCCTCCAGTCCGAAGGGTTCCAGGTTACGCTCGCCGAAAATGGACGCCAGGCGGTCGAAAAGATTCAAAGCGGACAGTTCGATCTGGTGCTGATGGACTGCGAGATGCCGGAAATGGATGGCTTCGCTGCGACACGCATGATTCGTAATCTCGCCGCTAATGGACATCCCCAACTAGAGAAGTTGCCAATCGTGGCGCTGACCGCTCAAGCGGTCCGCGGCGACAAAGAACGCTGCCTGGCCGCCGGCATGAACGGTTACGTGATGAAGCCGGTCAATCGAAGCGAACTGATCGATACGATCGTCGACTGCCTGGCTCGCAAGGACTCGGTCGCCGCTGAACTGGATCGGATGAGTCTGGCAGAGGAAACCGAGCACTTGGCAGAATTCATCATCGATGCTACCGAAGTCGAAAGCTCAATCGACATGGACGATTTGATGGCGCGTTGCGGTGACAATGACGATTTGGCCCGCATGATTTTGAATAAGTTTCGAGATCGATCGATGCAAGACGCCGCCGCATTAGCGGAAGAAGTCGCCGCCGGTCGAGCCGACACGGTCGCCCAACTGGCGCATTCGCTCAAAGGCATGGCCGCGAATATCTCGGCCAAACAAGTCGCGGCGGCGGCCGATCTGTTAGAACAAGCCGCCAAAGCCAGCCAAACAGAAGAACTTGCCGATCTCTTTTCAAGCGTCGTCGCACGCTTGGAAACATGCGAATCGGCGATCGATCGCCTCCTTGCCGGGACGGAAATCGGAGAACGTTGA
- a CDS encoding MotA/TolQ/ExbB proton channel family protein yields MDLPPLESSGFPSFDEGGGGGNPLGGLDLGNLQTDPLSTKTAAKASGKKGGAAPPPRKAAATSSSSSSEGEFTDPSDVGLVGSGIFGFFSAVIFLLLLWPSKGTYIGDLFLAGGFQGVMIQFLSTFMFFWAMAILWKKNRKIKRQRDYLLMDVLPTDISPEIRFDTLDRFVDNIRQLPGEHGESFLINRVLRGLQHFRVRRNAAETVTMMASQSEIDSNNVASSYTAIKVLIWAIPTMGFIGTVLGISLAVASLAGALGGNDPSQLMTSLTSMFSGLGTAFNTTLVALVMSMIIKFPMSSLQKSEEGVLNWVDEYCNENLLRRLNDGREGGSEPTGPLDTKIFRRAVEEAMAAQQSELEVWIQKLELVGHTITKQTTEGWTDIQAKLLEGQKEITAQVLDQMQAKTGEMQTRQEEQRAEMQDQLTQMQEIAAQLQSTLGMVANVAAQSSNQMNANVEASTERLENYFSGVERGLTGLNEVLSKLGDETVVVQQVEAPTNGGGWFGMGGRKTKTRRNGKR; encoded by the coding sequence ATGGATCTTCCGCCGTTGGAATCCTCCGGCTTTCCGAGTTTTGATGAGGGCGGCGGCGGCGGTAATCCTCTCGGCGGGCTCGACCTGGGCAATCTGCAAACCGATCCGTTGTCGACCAAAACAGCCGCCAAAGCCAGTGGCAAAAAAGGGGGGGCGGCGCCTCCTCCGCGAAAAGCGGCCGCAACATCGTCGTCCTCCTCTTCTGAGGGTGAGTTCACCGATCCGAGTGACGTCGGTCTGGTTGGTTCTGGCATCTTCGGCTTTTTCTCTGCGGTGATCTTCCTGCTCCTCCTTTGGCCTTCGAAGGGGACCTACATCGGCGACCTGTTTTTGGCTGGCGGTTTTCAGGGGGTGATGATCCAGTTCCTCTCCACGTTCATGTTCTTTTGGGCGATGGCGATTCTCTGGAAGAAAAATCGCAAGATCAAGCGCCAACGCGACTATCTGTTGATGGACGTGCTGCCGACCGATATTTCGCCCGAAATTCGGTTCGATACGCTCGATCGCTTCGTCGACAACATTCGCCAACTGCCGGGCGAACATGGCGAGAGCTTTTTGATCAACCGCGTGCTGCGCGGCTTGCAGCACTTTCGCGTTCGCCGCAACGCCGCCGAAACGGTGACGATGATGGCGTCGCAGTCCGAAATTGACTCGAACAACGTCGCGTCGAGCTACACCGCGATCAAAGTGCTGATCTGGGCGATTCCGACGATGGGTTTTATCGGTACGGTGCTTGGTATCAGCTTGGCGGTCGCGTCGTTGGCCGGCGCCCTCGGCGGCAACGATCCGTCGCAATTGATGACCTCATTGACGTCGATGTTCTCGGGTCTCGGCACCGCGTTTAATACGACGCTGGTCGCGCTGGTCATGAGCATGATCATCAAGTTCCCCATGTCTTCGCTGCAAAAGAGTGAAGAAGGGGTGCTGAACTGGGTAGACGAATACTGCAACGAAAACCTGCTTCGCCGCTTGAATGACGGTCGCGAAGGTGGCAGTGAGCCGACCGGGCCGCTCGACACGAAGATCTTCCGCCGCGCGGTGGAAGAAGCGATGGCCGCGCAACAGTCGGAACTGGAAGTCTGGATCCAGAAGTTGGAGTTGGTCGGTCATACGATCACCAAGCAAACGACCGAAGGCTGGACCGATATCCAGGCCAAACTGCTGGAAGGCCAAAAAGAGATTACCGCCCAGGTGCTCGACCAAATGCAGGCGAAAACCGGCGAAATGCAGACCCGTCAGGAAGAGCAACGCGCCGAAATGCAGGATCAGCTGACGCAGATGCAAGAGATCGCGGCGCAGTTGCAAAGCACGTTGGGCATGGTGGCCAACGTCGCGGCCCAGTCTTCGAACCAGATGAACGCCAACGTTGAGGCTTCGACCGAGCGACTGGAAAATTACTTCTCCGGCGTCGAACGTGGTCTAACCGGCTTGAACGAAGTGTTGTCAAAACTTGGCGACGAAACGGTCGTCGTTCAACAGGTCGAAGCGCCCACCAACGGCGGCGGCTGGTTTGGAATGGGCGGTCGAAAAACAAAAACTCGTCGCAATGGGAAACGATAA